The Roseomonas haemaphysalidis genome segment CAGGATGTCTGGTCCGCCAGCTTGGGCTGGTGGCCGGCGGAAAGCCTGCGCGCCCTGCTGCAATACCAGCACGCCCGCGTCACCGGCGGCGAGGACCCGCACCGCTTCCAGGCGGTGACGCTGCGGTTGCAATTCCGGCTGGATTGACCGGGCAGGGGCGGGCGCGGGGCCTTATGGCCCCGGCCTGTTCCCCGCCACCTCGCGCGATTGCCCCTGGAACAGGGCCACCACCTTGCCCGCCGCGTCGGTGACGCGCACCTCGTAGACCCCGCTGCGCCCGGCCTCCGCCACCAGCCGCGCGGCGGCCGTGACGGTTTCGCCCACCTGACCGGGGCGGAGATAGGTGATGGTGCAGGCCTGCCCCACCGTGGGGCGCCCGAAGCTGTTGCAGGCAAAGGCGAAGGCGCTGTCCGCCAGCGCGAACAGAAAGCCGCCGTGGCAGGCGCCGAAGCCGTTGGCCATGCGGGGCTCGATACGCATGGCCAGATCGGCCTCGCCGGGGGCGACGCGGACCAGGCGCAGGCCGAGCCCCTGGCTGGCGGCGTCGGCTTGCCACATCGCCTGGGCGGAGGCCTCGGCGACAGCCTGCGGGTCGGGTTCGGTCATCGGCGGCTCCTGTGCCGGTGAAGGTCACATTCACCGGACGGACGGTCAATGCGGCGGGCTGGCGCGGCGGCGGTGCTCGGCTAGAAAGGCAACATGACCGCGGCCCCGTTGCAGGAGATCCTGCGCCATCTCAACAGCGCGCCGTCGCGCACCTGGTCGCTGGTCATCACCCTGTTCGGCGACGCGGTGGTGCCGCGCGGCGGCGCCATTGGGCTGGCGACGCTGACGGAGATCCTGCGCGCCATGGGCGTGGCGGATGGCGCGGTGCGCACCGCGATGTCGCGCCTGTCGGCCGATGGCTGGCTGGACCGCGCGCGCCAGGGCCGCAACAGCTTCTACCAGCTCGCGGCCAAGGGGGAGGCGGTGTTCGCCGAGGCCGCCGCGCGCATCTATGGCCCGCCGCCGCCGGCGGGTGCCGCCATCCGGCTGCGCCTGGTGCTGGCGGACACGGCGGACGCGCGCGCCGCCCTGCAGCGGGCCGGCTTCGGCACGCCACTGGGCGGCCTGTGGCTGGCGCCCGAGGCATGGCCGGTGCCGCCGGAAGCCGCCGGCGGCGCCATTGTCCTGCTGGCGGAGGCAGCGGACGGGGACGCCGCGCGGCTGGCGGCGCAGTCCTGGCCGCTGCCGGCGCTGGCGGAAAGCTATCGGCATTTCATCGCGGCCTTTGCCCCGCTGGAAGCGTGGCTGGACCAGGGCCATTCCCTGCCGGGGCTTCAGGCGCTGGTGGCCCGGGTGTTGTTGGTCCACGAATACCGCCGGCTGGTGCTGCGCCACCCGCCGCTGCCGCTGGCCCTGCAACCCGCCGAATGGCCCGGCGAGGCGGCGCGGGCGCTGTGCGGGCGGCTTTACCCGGCGCTGCTGCCGGCTTCGGAAGCTTGGCTGGACAGGCATGGGCTGCACGCGGAAGGACCGCTGCCGCCGGCCGGGCCGGGCTTGACAGAGCGTTTCGCGAACCGCTGAAGCGTTACCGAATTTCCTTTAAATCGGCCTGGAATGTTTTATATTCCTCGAAACGGGATCAGATCCCGAGGAGGACCGGCCATGTACACCCAGGCGCTGAACAGCCGCGACGACGCCCCCGCCATCCGCCCGGCGGAGGAGATCGAGCAGGAAGCCCGCTTCCAGGCGCGCGTCGATGCCGAAGAGCGGATCGAGGCCAACGACTGGATGCCGGCCGCCTACCGCAAGACGCTGGTGCGGCAGATCTCGCAGCATGCGCATTCCGAGATCATCGGCATGCTGCCCGAGGGCAACTGGCTGACCCGCGCCCCCAGCCTGCGCCGCAAGGCCGCCCTGCTGGCCAAGGTGCAGGACGAGTGCGGCCACGGCCTGTACCTTTATGCCGCCGCCGAGACGCTGGGCGTTTCGCGGGAAGAGGTGACGGAGCAGCTCTTGTCCGGCCGCGCCAAGTATTCCTCCATCTTCAACTACCCGACGCTGACCTGGGCGGATATCGGCGCCATCGGCTGGCTGGTGGATGGCGCGGCGATCATGAACCAGATCCCGCTGTGCCGCTGCTCCTACGGCCCTTATGCGCGCGCGATGATCCGCGTGTGCAAGGAGGAAAGCTTCCATCAGCGCCAGGGCTTCGAGATCATGCTGACGCTGTGCCGCGGCACGCCGGAGCAGAAGGCGATGGCGCAGGACGCGCTGAACCGCTGGTGGTGGCAGTGCCTGATGATGTTCGGCCCGCCGGACAGCGCCAGCCAGCATTCCGACCAGTCCACCCGCTGGAAGATCAAGCGCTTCTCCAACGACGAGCTGCGCCAGAAGTTCGTGGATGCCACGGTGCCGCAGGCGCAGTTCCTGGGCCTGACGCTGCCCGACCCCGAGCTGCGCTTCGTGCCGAACGCGGAGGGCGAGGGCGGCCACTGGCACTACGGCGCCATCGACTGGGACGAGTTCAGGCAGGTGCTGGCCGGCAACGGCCCCTGCAACCGTGACCGTCTGGCCACCCGCAACAAGGCGCATGACGAGGGCGAGTGGGTGCGCGAGGCCGCCATGGCCCACGCCGCCAAGCGCCAGGCCCGAGAGAAGGAGGCCGCGTGATGAGCAAGACCGTCACGCCGCTCTGGGAAGTCTTCATCCGCAGCCGCAACGGCATGGCGCACAAGCATGTCGGCTCGCTGCACGCGGCGGACAGCACGCTCGCGCTGCAGGCGGCGCGCGACATCTATACGCGGCGCGGCGAGGGGCTGTCGGTCTGGGTGGTGCCGTCCTCCGCCATCACCGCCTCCGACCCCGGCGACAAGGGCATGATGTTCGAGCCGGCGGAAAGCAAGATCTACCGCCACCCGACCTTCTACGACGTGCCGGACGAAGTGGGGCACATGTGATGGCCGCCACCACCAACATCCGCGTCACGGAAACGCCGCTGGTGCTCTACGCCCTGCGCCGCGCCGACGACGCGCTGGTGCTGGGCCACCGCCTGTCCGAATGGTGCGGCCGCGGGCCGGCGCTGGAGGAGGACATGGCACTGGCCAACATCGGGCTGGACCTGCTGGGCCAAGCCCGCTCGCTCTACGCCTATGCCGCCGAGGTCGAGGCCGCCGGCCACGACGAGGACGGCTACGCCTATCTCCGCGAGGCGCCGCAATACCGCAACCTCTTGCTGGCCGAGCTGCCGAACGGCGACTTCGCCCGCACCATCCTGCGCCAGTTCCTGTATGCCGCCTTCGCGGACCCGTACTGGCGGGCGATGATGCGCTCCACCGACCCGACGCTCGCCGCCGTCGCCGCCAAGTCGGAGAAGGAAACCGCCTACCACCTGCGGCACACCGCCGAATGGGTGATCCGCCTGGGCGACGGCACCGGGGAAAGCCACCGCCGCATCGCGCAGGCGCTGGATGATCTCTGGCCCTATACCGGCGAGATGTTCGAGGCCGATGCCGCCGAGCATGCGCTGGTCGAGAGCGGCGCCGTGCTGGACCCGGCCGCTTTCCGCGCGGAATGGGAGCGCACGGTCGCGGACGTCCTGTCCCAGGCGACGCTGGCGGTGCCGCCTTCGGGCTGGATGCAGAAGGGCGGCCGCACCGGGCGGCACAGCGAGCACCTGGGCCACCTGCTGGCCGAGATGCAGTCCGTCGCCCGCGCGCATCCCGGCGCCACCTGGTGATGGAGGACGCGGCGCTGCGCCAACGCGCCATCGAGGCCGCGAGCACGGTGGTGGACCCGGAGATTCCGGTGCTGACCATCGCCGACCTCGGCGTGCTGCGGGCAGTGGTGGTGGATGGCGGGCGTGTGCGCGTCGACATCACGCCCACCTATTCCGGCTGCCCGGCGATGAACATGATCGCGGTCGAGATCGATCTGGCACTCGCCCGCGCTGGCATCGACGGTGCCGAGGTCCGCACCGTGCTGTCCCCCGCCTGGACCACCGACTGGATGACCGAGGACGGCCGCCGCAAGCTGCGCGACTACGGCGTGGCACCACCGCAGAAGGGGCAGGGGCGGCGCGCGCTGTTCGGCCGTGACACGGTGGAATGTCCGCAATGCGGCTCCACCGACACCACGCAGTTGGCCGAGTTCGGCTCCACCTCCTGCAAGGCGTTGTGGCGCTGCGAGACGTGCCGCGAGCCCTTCGACTACTTCAAATGTCACTGACGGAGGCTGGCATGTCCGCCACGGCACCGCGCTTTCACCGCCTCCGCATCGCTGACCTGAAGCGGGAAACGCCGGAAGCCGTTTCCATCGCCTTTGCCGTGCCGGACGAGATGCGCGGCGCCTATGCCTTCGCCCCCGGCCAGTACCTGACGCTGCGCGCCACGCTGGACGGCGAGGACCTGCGCCGTTCCTATTCCATCTGTTCCGGCCCCGACGACGGCGAGCTGCGCATCGCGGTCAAGCAGGTGGAAGGCGGCACCTTCTCCACCTGGGCCAACACGGCGCTGCACGCCGGCGACGAGCTGGAGGTGATGACCCCCACCGGCCGCTTCGGCATCGCCCACGCGCCGGCCGAGGCGCGCACGCATGTCGGCTTCGCCGCCGGCTCCGGCATCACGCCCATCCTGTCCATCGCCCGCGGCATCCTGGCGCGCGAGCCAAACAGCCGCTTCTTCCTGTTCTACGGCAACCGCAACCCGCGCGAGATGCTGTTCCGCGAGCAGCTGGAGGAGCTGAAGGACCGCTTCCTCGGCCGCTTCGCGGTGTTCCACGTGCTGTCGCAGGAGGAACAGGACATCCCCATCCTGAACGGCCGCCTGGACGGCGAGAAGGTGCGCGTGCTGCTGCGCCACATGGTGCCGGCCGAACAGGTGGACCATGTCTTCGTCTGCGGCCCCACCGGCATGAGCGAGGAGATCGAGGCCACGCTGCGCGCGATCGGCGTGCCGGACGAGCGCGTGCATATCGAGCGCTTCGTTTCGGCGCTCGGCGGCAGGCCGCGTCCGAAGCCGGTGCCGGACGCCGCGCGAGCTGAGGCGGCGCACCGCGTCGCTTCCCTGATCGTCGACGGCAACCGGCGCGACGTGCCGGTGGCGGAAGGCGAGGCCATCCTGGACGCCGCGCTGCGCGCCGGGCTGGACCTGCCCTATGCCTGCAAGGGCGGCATGTGCAGCACCTGCCGCGCCAAGGTGGTGGAAGGCACGGTGGAGATGGACGTGAACTACTCTCTGGAGCCCTGGGAAACCCGGGCCGGCTTCGTGCTGACCTGCCAGGCGCACCCGACGAGCGAGCGGGTGGTGATCGACTACGACCAGATGTGAGGAAAGGCCGGGGGAAGGAATTCCCCCGGGCCCCCATCTTTTTTCTGCCATTTGGCGCTGCCGGCGCCGGGGGCGCCTGTGGCAGTTTCACATGGCCGCGCGCGGGGCGGCCTTTCCCCTCCCGCATGCAAACTCGGGAAAAGAAAAGAAGGGGCCCGGAGAATTCCTTCCCCGGCCTTGCTTCCTACCGTTCCCGCTTGTCGATCACCCGCCGCATCTTGCCCAGCGAGCGTTCCACGCCCCCCGGCTGCTCGATCACCACGGTGGTCGTCACGCCGATGGTGTTCTTGATCTGCTCGACCAGCGCCTTCGCATCCGCGAGCAGCCCTTCGCCGTCCCACAGCCCCGGGCGGCATTCGGCGTGGATGGCCATGCAGTCCATCCGCCCCTGCGTGGACAGGCGGATCTGGAAGTGGCCGCTGCACCAGTCCTGCGCCAGCAGGGCTTCCTCCACCTGGGAGGGAAAGATGTTGACCCCGCGCAGGATGATCATGTCGTCGGACCGGCCGGTGACCTTTTCCATGCGCCGCATGCCGGGGCGGGCGGTGCCGGGCAGCAGCCGCGTCAGGTCCCGCGTGCGGTAGCGGATGACGGGCTGTCCTTCCTTTGTCAGCGTGGTGAAGACCAGCTCGCCCTTGTCCCCATCCGGCAGCACGGCGCCGGTGTCGGGGTCGATCACTTCGGGGAAGAAGTGGTCTTCCCAGATGTGCAGGCCGTCCTTGGTGTCCACGCATTCCTGCGCCACGCCCGGGCCCATGACTTCCGAAAGCCCGTAGATGTCGACGGCCTGCATGTCGAAGGCCTGTTCGATCTCGGCGCGCATGGCATTGGTCCAGGGCTCGGCGCCGAAGATGCCGATTTTGAGCGAGGACTGGCGCGGGTCCAGCCCCTGGCGGCGGAACTCGTCGAGGATGGCCAGCATGTAGGAGGGCGTGACCATGATGATCTCGGGCCGGAAGTCGTGGATCAGCTGCACCTGCCGCTCGGTCATGCCCCCCGACATCGGGATCACGGTGCAGCCCAGCTTTTCCGCGCCGTAATGCGCGCCGAGGCCGCCGGTGAACAGCCCGTAGCCATAGGCGTTGTGCAGCTTCATGCCGGGCCGGCCGCCGGCGGCGTAGATGCTGCGGGCCATCAGGTCCGCCCAGCAGTCGATGTCGCCCTGGGTGTAGCCGACGACGATGGGCTTGCCCGTGGTGCCGGAGGAGCCGTGGATGCGGGCAATCCGTTCCTGCGGCACCGCCAGCAGGCCGAAGGGGTAGTTGTCGCGCAGGTCCGCCTTGGTGGTGAAGGGGAACTTCGCGATGTCCTCCAGCACCTTGAAGTCGTCCGGATGCACGCCGGCGGCATCGAAGCTGCGGCGGTAGTGGGCGACGTTGCCATAGGCGTGGCGCAGGATCTTCGCCATGCGTTCCGTTTGCAGGGCGCGGATCTCGTCGCGCGGGGCCATCTCGATGGCGGTGGGGCGCGGCATGGTCGGGCTCATTGCTTGGATGTCTCCCTCAGCCGAAGCGGGGCGCGCGCTTTTCCAGAAAGGCGCGCACGCCTTCCGCATAGTCCGGTGCCGCGCCGGCCTCGCGCTGCAGGTCGCGCTCGGTGTCGAGCTGCGCGTCCAGCGACTGCGTGGCGCCGGCGTCCAGCGCCCGCTTGATGCGGGCGAGACCGGCGGTGGACTGCGCGGCCAGGCGGGCGGCGAGGTTCTCGGCTTCCAGCGTCAGCCGGTCGTCCTCCACCGCCTTCCAGATCATGCCCCATTCGGCGGCGGTGCTGGCGGGCAGGGGCTCGGCGGTCAGCATCAGCGCGCGGGCGCGGGCCTCGCCGATCAGCCGCGGCAGCAGCCAGGTGCCGCCGGAGTCCGGCACCAGCGCGATCTTGCTGAAGGACTGGATGAAGCGCGCCGACTGCGCGGCCAGCACGATGTCGCAGGCAATGGCGATGTTGGCGCCGGCCCCGGCGGCCACGCCGTTGACGGCGCAGACCACGGGCTTGGGCAGGCTGCGGATCTGGCGGATCAGCGGGTTGTAGAAGCGCTCCAGCGTGTTGCCGAGGTCGGGGGGCGGGCCCTCCCCGGGGCGGCGGTCGCCCAGGTCCTGCCCAGCGCAGAAGCCGCGTCCCTCGCCGGTCAGCAGCACGGCGCGGCAGTCGGCGGCCGTGGCGGCATCCTCCAGCGCGGCCCGCAGCGCCTGATGCAGCGCTTCGTTGAAGGCGTTCAGCTTGTCCGGCCGGTTCAAGACCAGCTTGCGCCAGCCGTCGCGCTGCTCCACGCGCAGGACCTGTTCCATCGCGCTTCCTTCCCTGTGTTTCGCCGGACCATGGATGGTCTCTTGCCAGAGCCGCAAGCGGCCTTGCGTTATTCCTTGCATTAACCGTCCGGACGGTCAAAGAATTTCAGGTGTCGTCGGACAGCACCGTCCGGGACGTGGGGAGGGGGCCTGGCTTGGCCCGCCGGAAAAAAGACCATAAAGCTGGCCTAAACCCGGCTGGAGAACGCCCGCATGAGCCAGAACGACACTGCCGTTTCCGTCACCCGCCAGGGCGGCGTGGCCCTGGTGCGGATCGACCACGCGCCGGTGAATGCCCTGTCCGGCCCGGTGCGGCGCGGCCTGCTGGCGGCGGCGCGGGCCCTGGCGGCGGATGCGGCGGTCGCGGCGGTGGTGATACACGGCGGCCCGGGCCGCTTCATCGCCGGCGCCGACATCAAGGAAATGGACCTGCCGCTGGACGAGCCGGTGCTGCCGGAGGTGATCGCCGCCATCGAGGCGATCCCGCAACCGGTGGTCGCCGCCATCGACGGCGCGGCGCTCGGCGGCGGGCTGGAAATTGCCATGGCCTGCGACCTGCGGCTGGCAGCACCCAAGGCCAGCGTCGGGCTGGTGGAAACGCGTCTCGGCATCATCCCCGGCTCTGGCGGCACGCAGCGGCTGCCGCGCCTGGTCGGCACCGCCAAGGCGATCGAGCTGATCGGCCAGGCCCGCGTGCTCCGCGCGCCGGAGGCCGTGGCGCTGGGCATCCTGGACGCGGTGGTGGAGGGCGACCTGCTGGCCGAGGCGGTGCGGCAGGCGCCGTCCACCGCCAAGCGCGTCGTGTCGCGCCTGCCGGTGCCGCCGGGCGACGCGGCGGCCGAGGATGCGGCGGCGCATGCCGCGCTCAAGGCGGGCCGCGGCGTGCCCGCCATCGCCGCCGCCGTGACGCTGCTGCGCGAAACAGCCAGCATGGATTTCGCCCCCGGCTTGGCGCGGGAGCGCGCGGTGTTCCTGCCGTTGCGCGCCAGCGACGAGGCCGCCGCGCTGCGCCACCTGTTCCTGGCCGAGCGCGAGGCCGCACGCGTGCCAGGGCTGGAAGGCGTGGCGCCACGCGCCGTGGCGGCGGTGGGCGTGATCGGCGGCGGCACCATGGGCAGCGGCATCGCCATGGCGGTGGCCGATGCCGGGCTGCCGGTGGTGGTGATCGAGCGTGATGCGCAAGCCGCCGAAGCCTGCGGCACGCGGCTGCGCGAGGCCTACGATGCCCAGGCCGCCCGCGGCCGGCTGGGCGCGGCCGAGGCCGCCGCGCGCGCCGCCCGCATCCGCCCCACCGACGACTGGTCCGCCCTGGCCGATGCCGACCTGATCATCGAGGCCGCCTTCGAGGATATGTCGGTCAAGGAGGATATCTTCCGCCGGCTGGACGGCGTGGCCAAGCACGGGGCGGTGATGGCCACCAACACCTCCTACCTCGACCCCGACGCCATCGCCGCCTTCACCAGCCGGCCGCGCGACGTGCTGGGGCTGCATTTCTTCGCCCCCGCCAATGTCATGAAGCTGCTGGAAGTGGTGCATGCCGCAGACACGGCGCCGGCGGTGCTGGCCACCGGCATCGCCTTCGGCAAGAAGCTCGGCAAGCTGCCGGTGGTGTCGCGCGTGTGCGAGGGCTTCATCGGCAACCGCATCTACGCCGCCTATCGCCGCCACGCGGAATACCTGGTGATGGACGGCGCCAGCCCGGAGCAGGTGGACGCGGCCCTGCGCGACTACGGCTTCGCCATGGGACTCTTCGCGGTGGGCGACATGTCGGGGCTGGATATTGCCTGGGCCATGCGCAAGCGCCGCGCCGCCACGCGCGACCCGGCGGAACGCTACGTCGCCATCGCCGACCGGTTGTGCGAGGACGGGCGGCTGGGCCGCAAGACCGGGGCCGGCTGGTACAGCTACGCCGACGGCAAGGCCGCGCCCGACCCGGCGGTGGAGGCCATCGTCGCCGCCGAACGCCGCGCCGCCGGCGTCACGCCGCGCGCGTTCACAACAGAGCAGATCCAGCACCGGCTGCTGGCCGTCATGGCCAACGAGGGTGCGAAGATCCTGGAGGAAGGCATCGCGCTGCGGCCTTCCGACATCGACCTCGTGTTCACCAATGGCTACGGCTTCCCGCGCCTCAAGGGTGGGCCGATGTTCGCCGCCGACCGCCAGGGGCTCGGCGCCGTGCTGGCGGAGGCGGAAGCCGCCCATGCGGCCGGCGGCGCGGGCTCCGAGCCCGCCACGCTGCTGCGCGAGCTGACCGGTGATGGCACGACCTTCAAGCAATGGCAGCGCGGGCGCGCGCCCGGCTGACCGCGACAGACAGGATGGAACGCCCATGGCCCTGACACTGCAAAGCTTCGCCGAAGGCCATTGGGTGCCCGCCGGGGCGGACGCCGTGGACATCCCCAGCGCGGTGGACGGGCGCGTGGTGGCCACCGCCTCCTCCACCGGGCTGGACTTCGCGGCCATGGCGCGCTTTGCCCGCATGGTGGGCGGCCCGGCGTTGCGGGCCATGACCTTTCACCAGCGCGCCGAGCTGTTGAAGCGTCTGGCGGTGCATCTGACCGAGCGCAAGGAAGCGCTCTACGAGCTGTCCTTCGACACGGGTGCCACGCGGCGCGACAGCTGGATCGACATCGATGGCGGCATCGGCACGCTGTTCGCCTATGCCTCGCGTGGGCGCAAGGAGCTGCCGAGCGAGCGCTTCATCCTGGACGGGGCCTTCGAGCCGCTGTCGCGGCAGGGCAGCTTCGTCGGTGCGCATATCCTGTCGCCGCTGCACGGCGTGGCGGTGCACGTCAACGCCTTCAACTTTCCCTGCTGGGGACTGCTGGAAAAGCTGGCGCCCGCGCTGCTGGCCGGCATGCCGGTGATCAGCAAGCCCGCGACCTCGACCGCCTATGTGGCGCATGCGATGGTGGCGATGATCGTGGAATCCGGCATCCTGCCGCCCGGCGCGCTGCAATTCGTGGCGGGTTCCACCGGCGACCTGCTGGACCACCTGACGGGGCAGGACGTGGTGTCCTTCACCGGCTCCGCCGCCACCTCCGGCAAGCTGCGCGACCACCCTGCGGTGTCGCGCAACGCGGTGCGCTTCATCGCCGAGCGGGATTCGCTGAACGCCGCCATCCTGGGTTCCGACGCGGCGCCGGAAAGCCCGGAGTTCGACCTCTTCGTCAAGGAAGTGGCGCGGGAGATGACCGCCAAGGCCGGGCAGAAATGCACCGCCATCCGCCGCGTGATCGTGCCGCGCGCCCAGGTGCAGGCGGTGCGCGACGCGCTGGCCGCCCGGCTGGCCCGGCAGCGCATCGGCAATCCGCGTGACGAGGCGGTGACCATGGGCCCGCTGTCCAGCCAGGGCCAGCGGCGCGACGTGCGCGCCCAGGTGGCGGAGCTGGCGCGGGACGCGGAGATCGTCTTCGGCGACCCCGCGCGGGTGGAGGTGTCCGGTGCCAATGCCGAGCGCGGCGCCTTTCTCTCCCCCCTGCTGCTGCATTGCGCCGATCCGATCCGGGCCGAGCGGGTGCATCACGTCGAGGCCTTCGGGCCCGTCGCGACGTTGTTGCCTTATGACGACCTGGATCAGGCCGTCATGCTGGCGCAGCGTGGCGAGGGCAGCTTGGTCGCCTCGGCCTTTTCCTACGACCCGGCGGTGACGGAACAGCTGGTGATGGGCCTCGCGCCGTTTCACGGCCGGCTGTACCTGCTGGACCGCGACAGCGCCAAGGAAGGCACGGGCCACGGCTCCCCCCTGCCGGCGCTGGTGCATGGCGGCCCGGGGCGCGCCGGCGGGGGCGAGGAGATGGGCGGCATGCGTGGCGTGCACCATTACCTGCAGCGCACGGCCTTGCAGGGCTCGCCCGCCAAGCTTTCGGCGCTGACCCGCCAATGGGGTGCAGGGGCGCCGACCCGCACGGACGGCCCGCACCCCTTCCGCCGCTCCTTCGACGAGCTGGCCATCGGCGATACGGTGGAAACGCCTTCGCGCGTCATCACCCTCGGCGACATCGAGCATTTCGCGCACTTCACCGGCGACACCTTCTACGCCCACATGGACGAGGAGGCTGCCAAGGCGAACCCCTTCTTTCCCGGCCGCGTGGCGCATGGCTACCTGATCCTGTCCTTTGCCGCCGGGCTGTTCGTGGACCCCGCGCCGGGGCCACTGCTGGCCAATTACGGGCTGGAGCGGCTGCGCTTCCTAAAGCCCGTCTCGCCGGGCGACAGCATCCGCGTGCGGCTGACGGTTAAGGCCAAGCGCCTCGGCCGCCTGCCGGAATACGGCGAGGTGCGCTGGGACGCCGAGGTCTTCAACCAGCACGACGAGACGGTGGCGCAATACGACGTGCTGACCATGAGCGCGCGTGCCCCCTAGAGCGGCAGCGCCGTCACGTTCTTGATCTCGCGCAGCGCGAAGTGCGAAGAGATGTGCTGGATGGCGGGATTGGTGAACACCGCTTCCTGCAGGAAGCGCTCGTAATGCGCGGCGTCGCGCACCACGGCGCGGATGATGTAGTCGGCGCTGCCGGTCATCGAGAAGCATTGCAGCACTTCGGGCCGCTCCAGGATGGCGCGCTCGAAGTCGCGCATCGCCTCGCGCTGGTGCTTGATCAGCGTGACATTGGCGAAGACCGTCTGGCCGAAGCCGAGCTTGGCGGCGTCCAGCCGCGCCACGTAGTCCAGCACCAGCCCGGCATCCTGCATCGCCTTGATCCGCCGCCAGGTGGGCGAGGCGGACAGGCCGATGGAATCGGCGATCTCCTGCACGCTCAGCCGCGCGTTCTTTTGCAGCGCCACCAGAATGGCACGCTCGAAGCCGTCCAGTTCGACGGGTTGGGACATGCGGGCTTTCCTTCCACCGCGCGGCGGCATGATCGACCCCGAAAGGGCTGGTTGTGGAAATATCATGCCCCGATTGCCGCCGCGCCAGCTAAAACAGGCACGGTTTCTCCCCGGATCGCGGTCTAGCCTCCTTTCAAGAATAAACGGCGCCGTGTGCCGCGACGGGAGTGGAAGCGATGGGGTCCTTGTCAGCCAACATGCCACGCGTGGCGGGCGAAAGCCGCGTCGCGCCGGACTGGCGCCGCGTCGCCTATCTGCTGCACGTATCCCGCGCGCTGGACGCG includes the following:
- the paaI gene encoding hydroxyphenylacetyl-CoA thioesterase PaaI — its product is MTEPDPQAVAEASAQAMWQADAASQGLGLRLVRVAPGEADLAMRIEPRMANGFGACHGGFLFALADSAFAFACNSFGRPTVGQACTITYLRPGQVGETVTAAARLVAEAGRSGVYEVRVTDAAGKVVALFQGQSREVAGNRPGP
- a CDS encoding PaaX family transcriptional regulator C-terminal domain-containing protein; the protein is MTAAPLQEILRHLNSAPSRTWSLVITLFGDAVVPRGGAIGLATLTEILRAMGVADGAVRTAMSRLSADGWLDRARQGRNSFYQLAAKGEAVFAEAAARIYGPPPPAGAAIRLRLVLADTADARAALQRAGFGTPLGGLWLAPEAWPVPPEAAGGAIVLLAEAADGDAARLAAQSWPLPALAESYRHFIAAFAPLEAWLDQGHSLPGLQALVARVLLVHEYRRLVLRHPPLPLALQPAEWPGEAARALCGRLYPALLPASEAWLDRHGLHAEGPLPPAGPGLTERFANR
- the paaA gene encoding 1,2-phenylacetyl-CoA epoxidase subunit PaaA; amino-acid sequence: MYTQALNSRDDAPAIRPAEEIEQEARFQARVDAEERIEANDWMPAAYRKTLVRQISQHAHSEIIGMLPEGNWLTRAPSLRRKAALLAKVQDECGHGLYLYAAAETLGVSREEVTEQLLSGRAKYSSIFNYPTLTWADIGAIGWLVDGAAIMNQIPLCRCSYGPYARAMIRVCKEESFHQRQGFEIMLTLCRGTPEQKAMAQDALNRWWWQCLMMFGPPDSASQHSDQSTRWKIKRFSNDELRQKFVDATVPQAQFLGLTLPDPELRFVPNAEGEGGHWHYGAIDWDEFRQVLAGNGPCNRDRLATRNKAHDEGEWVREAAMAHAAKRQAREKEAA
- the paaB gene encoding 1,2-phenylacetyl-CoA epoxidase subunit PaaB encodes the protein MSKTVTPLWEVFIRSRNGMAHKHVGSLHAADSTLALQAARDIYTRRGEGLSVWVVPSSAITASDPGDKGMMFEPAESKIYRHPTFYDVPDEVGHM
- the paaC gene encoding 1,2-phenylacetyl-CoA epoxidase subunit PaaC — translated: MAATTNIRVTETPLVLYALRRADDALVLGHRLSEWCGRGPALEEDMALANIGLDLLGQARSLYAYAAEVEAAGHDEDGYAYLREAPQYRNLLLAELPNGDFARTILRQFLYAAFADPYWRAMMRSTDPTLAAVAAKSEKETAYHLRHTAEWVIRLGDGTGESHRRIAQALDDLWPYTGEMFEADAAEHALVESGAVLDPAAFRAEWERTVADVLSQATLAVPPSGWMQKGGRTGRHSEHLGHLLAEMQSVARAHPGATW
- the paaD gene encoding 1,2-phenylacetyl-CoA epoxidase subunit PaaD yields the protein MEDAALRQRAIEAASTVVDPEIPVLTIADLGVLRAVVVDGGRVRVDITPTYSGCPAMNMIAVEIDLALARAGIDGAEVRTVLSPAWTTDWMTEDGRRKLRDYGVAPPQKGQGRRALFGRDTVECPQCGSTDTTQLAEFGSTSCKALWRCETCREPFDYFKCH
- the paaE gene encoding 1,2-phenylacetyl-CoA epoxidase subunit PaaE encodes the protein MSATAPRFHRLRIADLKRETPEAVSIAFAVPDEMRGAYAFAPGQYLTLRATLDGEDLRRSYSICSGPDDGELRIAVKQVEGGTFSTWANTALHAGDELEVMTPTGRFGIAHAPAEARTHVGFAAGSGITPILSIARGILAREPNSRFFLFYGNRNPREMLFREQLEELKDRFLGRFAVFHVLSQEEQDIPILNGRLDGEKVRVLLRHMVPAEQVDHVFVCGPTGMSEEIEATLRAIGVPDERVHIERFVSALGGRPRPKPVPDAARAEAAHRVASLIVDGNRRDVPVAEGEAILDAALRAGLDLPYACKGGMCSTCRAKVVEGTVEMDVNYSLEPWETRAGFVLTCQAHPTSERVVIDYDQM
- the paaK gene encoding phenylacetate--CoA ligase PaaK yields the protein MPRPTAIEMAPRDEIRALQTERMAKILRHAYGNVAHYRRSFDAAGVHPDDFKVLEDIAKFPFTTKADLRDNYPFGLLAVPQERIARIHGSSGTTGKPIVVGYTQGDIDCWADLMARSIYAAGGRPGMKLHNAYGYGLFTGGLGAHYGAEKLGCTVIPMSGGMTERQVQLIHDFRPEIIMVTPSYMLAILDEFRRQGLDPRQSSLKIGIFGAEPWTNAMRAEIEQAFDMQAVDIYGLSEVMGPGVAQECVDTKDGLHIWEDHFFPEVIDPDTGAVLPDGDKGELVFTTLTKEGQPVIRYRTRDLTRLLPGTARPGMRRMEKVTGRSDDMIILRGVNIFPSQVEEALLAQDWCSGHFQIRLSTQGRMDCMAIHAECRPGLWDGEGLLADAKALVEQIKNTIGVTTTVVIEQPGGVERSLGKMRRVIDKRER
- the paaG gene encoding 2-(1,2-epoxy-1,2-dihydrophenyl)acetyl-CoA isomerase PaaG, producing MEQVLRVEQRDGWRKLVLNRPDKLNAFNEALHQALRAALEDAATAADCRAVLLTGEGRGFCAGQDLGDRRPGEGPPPDLGNTLERFYNPLIRQIRSLPKPVVCAVNGVAAGAGANIAIACDIVLAAQSARFIQSFSKIALVPDSGGTWLLPRLIGEARARALMLTAEPLPASTAAEWGMIWKAVEDDRLTLEAENLAARLAAQSTAGLARIKRALDAGATQSLDAQLDTERDLQREAGAAPDYAEGVRAFLEKRAPRFG